One genomic region from Candidatus Hydrogenedentota bacterium encodes:
- a CDS encoding exosortase system-associated protein, TIGR04073 family, which produces MAVLLVVALAVTATATWGQQVYDPSREFAPVTGFEKALTKLGRGLSNIMFGWGEIPMTFDRNVKKGKPFAYLFGVAPVLGSARAVMRTGTGVFEVVTFPFSDRDVNYEPILEPEYIF; this is translated from the coding sequence GGCAGTCCTATTGGTGGTGGCGCTCGCAGTCACAGCAACCGCGACATGGGGGCAGCAGGTTTACGATCCCTCGCGTGAATTCGCTCCTGTCACCGGCTTCGAGAAAGCCCTGACCAAACTGGGACGCGGTTTGTCGAACATCATGTTCGGGTGGGGCGAAATCCCCATGACGTTCGACCGTAACGTGAAGAAAGGCAAGCCTTTCGCCTACCTGTTCGGCGTGGCTCCAGTGTTGGGGTCTGCTCGCGCCGTCATGCGCACGGGGACGGGTGTTTTTGAAGTCGTGACATTTCCGTTCTCGGACCGTGACGTGAACTACGAGCCGATCCTGGAACCCGAATACATCTTTTGA